The following coding sequences lie in one Flavobacterium sediminis genomic window:
- a CDS encoding M4 family metallopeptidase: MKTSMIIVITALLFSVGHAQQKDKPVTHQKFVKISRSNVSAQQALNQFSKAYELNDQNQFRLISTSRDSKGNLHQRFQQYYNNFKVEYGVAITHSQDGSIILVNGELYNAQNLNTSPQLTGQEALEKAKQDVNASRYLWEDSEQAQLMGYKKPEGELVVFPDLKDNTVHLAYKLDVYAIQPISRQIIYVDANNGKILFKDAVIKHLHEHAHGSKESFGKKETNALIAGTAATRYSGSRNIETDFTGTEYRLRDYSRGNGILTYNCQTTTNYQNVDFTDDDNNWTAVEYNNSAKDDGALDAHWGAEMTFDFWGNVFGRNSFDGNGAAIRSYVHYDSGFNNAFWNGSVMTYGDGSGMDIFTAIDVCGHEIGHAICSYTADLAYQDESGAMNEGFSDIWGACIEHYGRTGTMSGTVSSDVWLIGEDISSTYLRSMQNPNIKGDPDTYLGTYWYSGTADNGGVHTNSGVLNHWFYILAAGESGTNNAPTPDTYNVTGIGLLKAAEIAYFMERDYLTSNATYADARAASIELASSLYCGNSPEVMAVTDSWYAVNVGETYVNAPDDVALHAIQNTNLVSCDGTVAVNPEITMKNHGTNDITSVAISYSIDGGTATNLTWNGLISPCGEENYSFPVSGLTRGAHEIEVTTTIINDGRSENNTRSAILLVDDQGTIGVVNPFTAATDALVTYNEDNSATPWVRGIRTGGSLSGGFNNYIYSTNLSGNYTDMTKKYLVSQCYNLANVSGPTINFDMKYDLEENWDIVYIEYTTDFGATWNVLGTKTSGWYNSDRTLASSGGNDCYNCPGAQWTGTNTTNTNYSYPLTALNNETNVIFRIVFHSDEAVNQLGVNIDNFVINGTLAADSFMLNNEIVVYPNPSKGMFTVNLGTLEAENIEVYDISGKKVLVKENISAVETNLDLTAAAQGIYFVKINSDSQAVVKRIVKE; encoded by the coding sequence ATGAAAACCTCAATGATAATTGTAATAACAGCACTGCTTTTCTCTGTAGGTCATGCTCAGCAAAAAGATAAGCCTGTTACGCATCAAAAATTTGTAAAGATCAGTCGGTCAAATGTGTCTGCTCAACAGGCATTGAACCAATTTTCAAAAGCATACGAATTAAATGATCAAAATCAGTTCAGGCTGATCTCGACTTCCAGAGATAGTAAAGGAAATTTACATCAAAGGTTTCAGCAATATTATAACAACTTTAAAGTTGAATATGGAGTTGCTATTACTCATAGCCAAGATGGAAGTATTATTCTTGTTAACGGAGAGTTGTATAATGCACAAAATTTAAACACTTCTCCTCAGTTAACAGGGCAAGAAGCTTTAGAAAAAGCGAAACAAGATGTTAATGCCTCCCGTTATTTATGGGAAGATTCTGAACAGGCTCAATTGATGGGGTATAAAAAACCGGAAGGAGAGTTGGTTGTGTTTCCGGATCTGAAAGATAATACGGTACATTTAGCATATAAATTAGATGTATATGCAATACAACCAATCTCAAGACAAATCATTTATGTTGATGCAAATAATGGGAAAATCCTTTTTAAGGATGCCGTTATTAAGCATTTACATGAACATGCACACGGTTCAAAAGAAAGTTTTGGAAAAAAAGAGACCAATGCACTTATAGCCGGAACAGCAGCTACACGTTATAGTGGGTCCAGAAATATTGAAACAGACTTCACAGGAACAGAATATAGATTAAGAGATTATTCCAGAGGAAATGGGATTTTAACATACAATTGTCAAACGACAACAAACTATCAGAATGTTGATTTTACCGATGATGACAATAACTGGACAGCAGTTGAATACAACAATTCAGCTAAAGATGACGGAGCATTAGATGCACATTGGGGAGCAGAAATGACCTTTGATTTTTGGGGGAATGTTTTCGGAAGAAACAGTTTTGACGGCAACGGTGCTGCTATCAGAAGTTATGTTCATTATGATTCCGGATTTAACAATGCTTTTTGGAACGGTTCAGTAATGACGTATGGTGACGGAAGCGGAATGGATATTTTTACAGCCATTGATGTTTGTGGTCATGAAATTGGTCATGCCATTTGTTCTTATACAGCTGATCTGGCATATCAGGATGAATCCGGCGCAATGAATGAAGGGTTTTCGGATATATGGGGAGCTTGTATTGAACATTACGGAAGAACAGGAACTATGTCAGGAACAGTAAGTAGTGACGTTTGGCTTATAGGAGAAGATATTAGTTCTACTTATTTGCGTTCAATGCAAAACCCTAATATTAAAGGTGATCCGGATACTTATTTAGGAACGTATTGGTATTCCGGAACTGCTGATAACGGAGGAGTACATACAAATTCAGGAGTATTGAACCATTGGTTCTATATTTTAGCAGCGGGAGAATCCGGAACAAATAACGCTCCGACTCCTGACACCTATAATGTAACAGGTATCGGTTTGTTGAAAGCTGCTGAGATTGCCTATTTTATGGAGAGAGACTATCTGACTTCTAATGCTACTTATGCTGATGCGAGAGCAGCATCAATTGAATTAGCAAGTAGTTTGTATTGCGGAAACAGTCCGGAAGTTATGGCGGTTACTGATTCATGGTATGCAGTAAATGTAGGCGAAACTTATGTTAATGCACCGGATGACGTGGCATTACATGCAATTCAAAACACGAACTTAGTGAGTTGTGACGGAACAGTAGCCGTAAATCCTGAAATTACAATGAAAAATCACGGAACAAATGATATTACATCTGTTGCTATTTCATATAGTATTGATGGAGGAACAGCGACAAATTTAACATGGAACGGGTTGATCTCACCTTGTGGAGAAGAGAATTATTCATTCCCTGTAAGCGGCTTAACAAGAGGAGCTCATGAAATTGAAGTTACAACGACAATAATAAATGACGGTAGAAGCGAGAACAATACACGTTCGGCAATTTTATTGGTAGACGATCAGGGTACAATAGGGGTAGTTAATCCTTTTACAGCAGCTACAGATGCTTTAGTTACATATAACGAAGACAATTCTGCAACACCATGGGTTAGAGGAATCAGAACCGGAGGTAGCCTTTCGGGAGGATTCAATAATTATATTTACAGTACAAACTTAAGTGGCAATTATACTGATATGACAAAAAAATATTTGGTGTCACAATGTTATAATTTAGCCAATGTTAGCGGACCCACGATTAATTTTGATATGAAATATGATCTGGAAGAAAACTGGGACATAGTGTATATAGAATATACTACCGATTTCGGAGCTACCTGGAATGTATTGGGAACAAAAACTTCCGGTTGGTATAATAGCGACAGAACCTTAGCATCATCAGGGGGTAATGACTGTTACAACTGTCCGGGTGCACAATGGACAGGAACTAATACTACAAATACCAATTACTCTTATCCGTTAACAGCATTAAACAATGAAACAAATGTAATATTCAGAATTGTATTCCATTCAGATGAAGCTGTTAATCAGTTAGGAGTAAATATTGATAATTTTGTGATCAACGGAACTTTAGCGGCAGATAGTTTTATGTTAAATAACGAAATTGTTGTTTATCCGAACCCTTCAAAAGGGATGTTTACCGTAAACTTGGGGACGCTGGAAGCAGAGAACATTGAAGTATATGATATTTCCGGAAAGAAAGTATTAGTAAAAGAAAACATTTCCGCAGTTGAAACCAATTTAGACCTAACAGCAGCAGCTCAGGGAATTTATTTTGTAAAAATCAATTCGGATTCGCAAGCAGTTGTAAAACGAATTGTTAAAGAATAG
- a CDS encoding FeoA family protein — protein MSVSLSELKIGEKAIIIDVNIDEIPLKLLEMGCLPGNEVALVQIAPLGDPYYFNINDSHVAIRKEIAHEVTVVLENSLNVDAK, from the coding sequence ATGTCGGTCTCTCTTTCAGAATTAAAAATTGGTGAAAAGGCTATAATTATTGATGTAAATATTGATGAAATCCCACTAAAACTTTTAGAGATGGGATGTTTGCCCGGAAATGAAGTTGCCTTGGTACAGATCGCACCTTTAGGCGATCCATATTATTTTAACATCAATGATTCTCATGTAGCTATCAGGAAGGAAATCGCTCATGAAGTAACCGTCGTTCTGGAAAATTCGCTAAATGTAGATGCAAAATAA
- a CDS encoding SCO family protein: MITGFRKYRNFIILFGLLSIIIFIGIYELSIPKKTLPVFTPRDVNPELVDSTVQHVGYNHVIADFAFTNQNGKTITQKDYENNVYVADFFFTTCQTICPKMTDNMVWLQDKIKDNSKVKLLSFSVTPDIDSVPVLKQYALEKGVIDEKWNLVTGNKKDIYYLARKSYLVVKTGKPEDLYDMVHTENFVLVDQKKRIRGFYDGTNKEDMEKLLEDINFLCNE, encoded by the coding sequence ATGATAACAGGCTTCAGAAAATACAGAAACTTCATTATTCTTTTCGGTCTACTTTCTATAATCATATTCATCGGAATATATGAACTTTCTATTCCTAAAAAGACTCTCCCGGTCTTTACTCCCAGAGATGTAAATCCGGAACTGGTAGATTCTACCGTACAACATGTTGGTTACAATCATGTCATTGCTGATTTTGCTTTTACTAATCAAAATGGTAAAACCATTACTCAGAAAGATTATGAAAACAACGTTTATGTAGCCGATTTTTTCTTTACCACTTGTCAAACTATCTGTCCGAAAATGACCGATAACATGGTGTGGTTACAGGATAAAATTAAAGATAATTCAAAAGTAAAATTACTCTCATTCTCGGTTACACCGGATATTGACAGCGTTCCTGTCTTAAAACAATATGCTTTAGAAAAAGGAGTGATTGATGAAAAATGGAACTTAGTAACCGGTAATAAGAAAGACATTTATTATCTGGCAAGAAAGTCTTATTTAGTCGTTAAAACGGGAAAACCTGAAGATCTATATGACATGGTTCATACAGAAAATTTTGTTCTGGTAGATCAGAAGAAAAGGATCAGAGGTTTTTATGACGGTACAAACAAAGAGGACATGGAAAAGCTCTTAGAAGATATTAACTTCTTATGCAACGAATAA